One Bos indicus isolate NIAB-ARS_2022 breed Sahiwal x Tharparkar chromosome 22, NIAB-ARS_B.indTharparkar_mat_pri_1.0, whole genome shotgun sequence DNA window includes the following coding sequences:
- the LOC109576397 gene encoding C-C chemokine receptor type 1 produces the protein METSTTAKDYDMTTEYDYGDTTPCQKAQERAFGAQLLPPLYSVVFVIGLIGNILVVLVLMQYKRLKSMTSIYLLNLAISDLIFLFTLPFWIDYKVKDDWIFGDAMCKLLSGFYFMGLYSEIFFIILLTIDRYLAIVHAVFALRARTITFGIITSIVVWVLAVLASVPGLYFSKTQWEFTHHTCSIHFPPESFTKWKQFQALKLNIMGLVLPLLVMIVCYTGIIKILLRRPNEKKAKAVRLIFVIMIIFFLFWTPYNLSVFVAAFQDSLFTRKCEQSRQLDLAIQVTEVIAYTHCCINPVIYVFVGERFRKYLRQLFYRLVAVHLAKWFPFLSTERLERVSSMSPSTGEHELSAGF, from the coding sequence ATGGAAACTTCAACCACCGCAAAGGACTATGACATGACCACAGAATACGACTACGGGGACACGACCCCATGCCAGAAAGCACAGGAGAGGGCTTTTGGGGCCCAGCTGCTGCCCCCCTTGTACTCGGTGGTGTTTGTCATTGGCCTGATTGGCAACATCCTGGTGGTCCTGGTCCTCATGCAATACAAGAGGCTCAAAAGCATGACCAGCATCTACCTCCTCAACCTGGCCATTTCTGACCTTATCTTCCTCTTCACGCTGCCCTTCTGGATCGACTACAAGGTGAAGGATGACTGGATTTTCGGAGATGCCATGTGTAAGTTGCTCTCTGGGTTCTATTTCATGGGCTTGTACAGCGAGATCTTCTTCATCATCCTGCTGACCATCGACAGGTACCTGGCCATCGTCCATGCTGTGTTTGCTCTGCGGGCTCGGACTATCACGTTTGGTATCATCACCAGCATTGTCGTCTGGGTCCTGGCCGTCTTGGCTTCTGTCCCCGGCTTGTACTTTTCCAAGACCCAGTGGGAGTTCACCCACCACACCTGCAGTATTCATTTTCCTCCTGAAAGCTTCACAAAGTGGAAGCAGTTCCAGGCTCTGAAACTGAACATCATGGGCCTGGTTTTGCCTCTGCTGGTGATGATTGTCTGCTACACAGGGATTATAAAGATTCTGCTCAGAAGACCAAATGAGAAGAAGGCCAAAGCCGTGCGTCTGATTTTTGTCATCATGatcatcttctttctcttttggacGCCCTATAATCTGAGTGTGTTCGTTGCCGCTTTCCAGGATTCCCTGTTCACCCGTAAGTGTGAGCAGAGCAGACAGCTGGACCTGGCCATTCAAGTGACGGAAGTGATCGCCTACACTCACTGCTGCATCAACCCTGTGATCTATGTCTTTGTCGGCGAGAGGTTCCGCAAGTACCTGCGGCAGTTGTTCTACCGGCTGGTGGCTGTGCACCTGGCTAAGTGGTTCCCCTTCCTGTCCACAGAGAGGCTGGAGAGGGTCAGCTCCATGTCTCCCTCCACAGGCGAGCATGAACTCTCTGCTGGGTTCTGA